From a single Immundisolibacter sp. genomic region:
- a CDS encoding Ni/Fe hydrogenase subunit alpha codes for MSEGTRTIEVNYLARVEGEGALHLRIEQDRLVAAQLRIFEPPRFFEALLRGRDFREAPDITARICGICPVAYLMSACAAMEDLCGVEVSAPIADLRRLLYCGEWIESHVLHIFMLHLPDFMGYPDAVRIARDHPELVRMGLRLKKAGNAIVALLGGREIHPINVRLGGFYRAPKRADLLALRAELEWALGAAEQTVARVSALAFPDFERDYEFVALRHPEHYPMNTGRLVSSRGVDLPVTGYDDYLQEHHEVHSTALQSRTASGGVVHLGPLARYALNRDRLTPRARAAADAAGLGAQVCNPFRSIVVRAVEVVLAFEEALRLVDAYREFDLPALPVELRPGVGYGATEAPRGTLYHRYTVDQDGLITDAKIVAPTAVNQAVIEADLRHYLEPNLHLPDDTLRGVCETAIRNYDPCISCSAHFLKLDVERD; via the coding sequence CCGACTGGTGGCCGCGCAGCTGCGTATCTTCGAGCCGCCACGGTTTTTCGAGGCGCTGCTGCGCGGGCGCGATTTCCGCGAGGCGCCCGACATTACCGCCCGCATCTGCGGCATCTGTCCGGTGGCCTACCTGATGAGCGCCTGCGCGGCCATGGAAGACCTGTGCGGGGTCGAGGTGTCGGCCCCGATCGCCGACCTGCGCCGGTTGCTGTACTGCGGGGAGTGGATCGAGAGCCACGTGCTGCACATCTTCATGCTGCACCTGCCCGATTTCATGGGCTACCCGGATGCGGTCCGCATCGCCCGGGACCACCCCGAGCTGGTGCGTATGGGCCTGCGGCTGAAGAAAGCCGGCAATGCCATCGTCGCGCTGCTCGGCGGGCGCGAAATTCATCCCATCAACGTGCGTCTGGGTGGCTTTTATCGGGCGCCGAAACGCGCCGATCTGTTGGCGCTGCGGGCCGAGCTGGAATGGGCGCTCGGGGCCGCCGAGCAAACCGTGGCGCGCGTCTCGGCGCTGGCGTTTCCGGACTTCGAGCGCGACTATGAGTTCGTGGCCTTGCGTCACCCCGAGCACTATCCGATGAACACCGGCCGGCTGGTGTCCAGTCGCGGTGTCGATCTGCCGGTGACCGGCTATGACGACTACCTTCAGGAGCATCATGAGGTGCACTCCACCGCGCTGCAAAGTCGCACCGCGAGCGGTGGCGTGGTGCACCTGGGGCCACTGGCGCGTTACGCGCTGAACCGCGACCGCCTGACGCCGCGGGCGCGGGCGGCAGCCGACGCGGCAGGCCTGGGCGCGCAGGTTTGCAACCCGTTTCGCAGCATCGTGGTGCGCGCGGTGGAAGTGGTGCTGGCCTTCGAGGAGGCGCTGCGCCTGGTCGACGCCTATCGCGAATTCGACCTGCCAGCGCTGCCGGTGGAACTGCGCCCCGGCGTGGGTTATGGCGCGACCGAGGCGCCGCGCGGCACGCTGTACCACCGCTACACCGTGGACCAGGACGGCCTGATCACGGACGCCAAGATTGTCGCCCCGACGGCGGTCAACCAGGCGGTGATCGAAGCCGACCTGCGTCACTATCTGGAACCGAACCTGCACCTGCCGGACGACACCCTGCGCGGGGTCTGCGAAACCGCCATCCGCAATTACGACCCGTGTATCTCCTGCTCGGCGCATTTTCTCAAACTGGACGTGGAGCGCGACTGA
- a CDS encoding hydrogenase maturation protease: protein MDRPRIIGIGNPSRCDDGVGPWLAGQLAGRLGPQAQVLTLGNDGLSLLDAFRGAQEVLLLDAVQSGAPAGTVHRLDAAAAPLPPDWLRCSTHLLGASEAVELARALGDLPEKLTVYGIEGADFGLGEGLSTPVAVAAAALVEEIIRQYTQASHA from the coding sequence GTGGACCGGCCGCGCATCATTGGCATTGGCAACCCGTCGCGATGCGATGACGGGGTTGGGCCGTGGTTGGCCGGGCAGCTTGCCGGGCGGCTGGGGCCGCAGGCGCAGGTGCTGACACTCGGCAACGACGGCCTGTCGCTGCTCGACGCTTTTCGCGGCGCCCAGGAGGTGCTGTTGCTGGACGCTGTGCAGTCCGGGGCGCCGGCTGGCACCGTCCATCGCCTGGATGCGGCGGCAGCGCCGCTGCCGCCGGACTGGTTACGCTGCTCGACGCACCTGCTGGGCGCCAGCGAGGCGGTGGAACTGGCCCGCGCGCTTGGTGACCTGCCGGAAAAACTCACGGTTTATGGCATCGAAGGCGCCGACTTCGGCTTGGGCGAGGGGCTGTCGACCCCGGTGGCCGTCGCCGCCGCGGCGCTGGTCGAGGAAATCATCCGCCAGTACACGCAGGCCAGCCATGCATGA